A region of the Chlamydia felis Fe/C-56 genome:
AGGCGTAGGCAACACGACCTCCTAAAGGATTCAGCAATCCATAAAAGACTGTCATCATTGAAGCCGTACCATAGAAAGGCGCCCTAAGAAAATTAACCAAAGACCTCGCCATCTCTCTAATAATATCTTTAAAAATAAAGCGGTCTTCTTGTGGTATTTTATTTTGAGAAAAACACTGGATAACCATTTGCAGAAGTATATGAAAAGGAATCACGATAAATCTGATCAAATTATAAATCATCTTAATAAGAACTAGAAAAGGAGCAGCGATTAAAGGAAAAACAAAAGTAGGAATTCTATAATCTACGCCTTCCGGATAGTAATACACTAGTGCCACACCAGATCCTGTTTCATCTAAAGTCGACAAATCTATGTGACTTTCCTGAACCCTTTCTTGTATACGCTCCTTTTCCCCAGCTTTTGGTTTAGAGTAATAACATACTGGCATAGGCGCCCAAACCCTGTTTCCAAAGGGTTTAATTACTGAACCTGAAAGGATATCGACTTTTTTACTAATTCTGTGTAAAACATACATCCCTCCTGAGAGCAGAAGAGTCGGAATAGCCACAGCAACAACAACCGAGACCCAAGTCATAACAAAAGCTTGAATTTGTAAAGTCCCAAGAAGCATCGCCAATAGAATTAAAGTTATCAATACAGACAACGCTAATAAAGCTACACGTGTTTGACGATTTGCTTGATACTTCTCTAAATCCAAATGGGTGCGAGCGTTTTTTGTGATCTTGGATTGAAATACACTTTTCCACTCTTTTTCATCTGGAAAATTACTGGGGCCTACGGGGGTTAATTTTTCATTAACCGTGGGCAAATTAAAACAAGACATGTTACACTTTTAAAAAGTTTTATTTTATTTCAATTTCAAAGAAAAGAAATGCTCGAGCTAGTATACTCGCATTACGCTTTTATTAAAAATTTTTAGTGCCAATCATGAAAAAGAAGCTCGCAAAATCGAATTACAATCTCCTGTTGTTAGGAAGCATGTTGTTAGGGTTGGCTCTAGCCTCCTTTAATTCTCCCCTGGTATTTCAAAGCGCGGAAATCATATCAGGAATTTTTTTAAAGTTGTTAAGATTTTTAAGCCTTCCCCTAGTATTTTTTGCTATCGGATCAACAATTACCTCTATCAAAAATTTTCAAGTAATGTTGTCCGTTGGGAGAAAAGTATTATACTATACGCTACTTACTACAATTATATCTGCAACAGTTGGCCTAGGATTATTTATTATTATTTATCCCGTTATGCCATTAGAAAACGCTGTGGGGTCTTCTTCAACAGTTTGTTCAACTGGTTACCTAAAGATATTGTCAAACACAATTCCTGCAAATATTTTAGAGCCTTTTCTAGACAACAATGTTATCTCAGCCACATTTTTGGCTGCCTTACTAGGAATAGCATCCCTTTTTCTTCCTGAAAAAGAAAAGAACTTCACCCACACCCTATTTTCAACTTTTTTCTCTATACTTTTGAATGTGGCTAAAGGAGTTCTTAAATTACTTGTTCCAGCAACACTGGCCTTCTCCGTTCTATTTTATAAGGAAGTCTCTCAGGGCCAAGACAACTTAGTCGTTTTTAGTAAATATCTTCTTTGCGTAGTGGGGGCCAACTTAATTCAAGGGTTTATTGTCCTACCGTGGCTTTTGAAAGCAAATAAGCTTTCACCCATCAAAATTGCCAAGGGAATGTCTCCAGCTTTAATTACGGCTTTCTTTTCAAAATCTTCGGCATCTACGCTTCCCCTAACCATGGAGCTGGCTGAAGAGGAGATCAAAATCAAGCCCGCACTATCCAGACTTGCTTTTCCTCTATGCTCTGTAATCAATATGAATGGTTGTGCTGCCTTTATTTTAATTACCGTGCTTTTTGTTTCCGCATCAAATGGTATTAGTTTTTCTCTTTTTTCAATGATTAGTTGGATATTCATTGCGACTTTATGTGCTATTGGAAATTCTGGTGTGCCTATGGGATGTTTTTTCCTGGCATCCTCGTTAATTACTTCAATGCACATTCCTTTACATTTGTTAGGGCTAATCCTACCCTTCTATACTGTCTTAGATATGATTGAAACAGCTTTAAACGTCTGGTCTGATTGCTGTGTTGTTAGTGTAACCGACAAATATTTTTCAAATAAATTTATTGAATTAGAACAAGTATAATGAACAAACATCAAAACCAATTCTCTTCTAGACTCGGATTTATTTTTTCTATGATGGGCATCGCTGTCGGTGCTGGTAATATTTGGCGCTTCCCTAGAATTGCAGCACAAAACGGCTCCGGAGCATTTATTTTAATTTGGCTTTTGTTTTTGTTTATCTGGTCAATTCCCCTGATTATTATAGAACTTTCTCTAGGAAAATTAACGAGAAAAGCCCCTATAGGCACGTTAATTAAGCTTGCCGGATCAAAATACGCCTGGTTAGGAGGATTTGTCACTCTAGTAACAACTTGTATTCTAGCCTACTACTCTAATATTGTAGGATGGGGGTTAAGCTAT
Encoded here:
- a CDS encoding dicarboxylate/amino acid:cation symporter; the protein is MKKKLAKSNYNLLLLGSMLLGLALASFNSPLVFQSAEIISGIFLKLLRFLSLPLVFFAIGSTITSIKNFQVMLSVGRKVLYYTLLTTIISATVGLGLFIIIYPVMPLENAVGSSSTVCSTGYLKILSNTIPANILEPFLDNNVISATFLAALLGIASLFLPEKEKNFTHTLFSTFFSILLNVAKGVLKLLVPATLAFSVLFYKEVSQGQDNLVVFSKYLLCVVGANLIQGFIVLPWLLKANKLSPIKIAKGMSPALITAFFSKSSASTLPLTMELAEEEIKIKPALSRLAFPLCSVINMNGCAAFILITVLFVSASNGISFSLFSMISWIFIATLCAIGNSGVPMGCFFLASSLITSMHIPLHLLGLILPFYTVLDMIETALNVWSDCCVVSVTDKYFSNKFIELEQV